The following are encoded in a window of Ferribacterium limneticum genomic DNA:
- the ylqF gene encoding ribosome biogenesis GTPase YlqF, with amino-acid sequence MSIQWFPGHMTQARKKAGETLAVADVVVEVLDARLPQASSNPMIHELRVFRQRPCLKLLNKADLADPEATKAWLAYFDAQPGVKAVAISCKKASDVARIPGLAQKLAPHRNDAVKPLRLMIMGIPNVGKSTLMNALVKKKVAAVGDQPAVTKTQQRIDISNRLTLYDTPGMLWPKIDHPIDGLMLAASHAVGINAYIDEEVGTWLANYLLEVYPKLLMARYGFATEGMDAVGVIEAIAKKRGCVIKGRGGELDMERAAAILILDYRSGALGRISLETPALRASRQAELKAAGKLPVNPDLAVDDGKA; translated from the coding sequence ATGTCCATCCAATGGTTCCCGGGGCACATGACCCAGGCCCGCAAGAAGGCCGGCGAGACGCTGGCCGTGGCCGACGTCGTTGTCGAAGTCCTCGACGCCCGCCTGCCGCAGGCGAGCAGCAATCCGATGATCCACGAGCTGCGCGTCTTCCGTCAGCGTCCGTGCCTCAAGCTGCTCAACAAGGCCGATCTGGCCGATCCCGAAGCCACCAAAGCCTGGCTCGCTTATTTTGACGCCCAGCCAGGCGTCAAGGCCGTCGCCATTTCGTGCAAGAAAGCCAGCGACGTGGCGCGCATCCCCGGGCTGGCCCAGAAGCTGGCGCCGCACCGCAACGACGCCGTCAAGCCGCTGCGCCTGATGATCATGGGCATCCCCAACGTCGGCAAATCGACGCTCATGAACGCCCTGGTCAAGAAAAAAGTCGCCGCCGTCGGCGACCAGCCGGCCGTCACCAAGACCCAGCAGCGCATCGACATCAGCAACCGGCTGACCCTCTACGACACCCCGGGTATGCTCTGGCCGAAGATCGACCACCCCATCGACGGCCTCATGCTCGCCGCCAGCCACGCCGTCGGCATCAATGCCTACATCGACGAAGAAGTCGGCACCTGGCTCGCCAATTACCTGCTCGAGGTCTACCCCAAGCTGCTCATGGCGCGCTACGGCTTTGCCACTGAAGGCATGGATGCCGTCGGCGTCATCGAAGCCATCGCCAAAAAGCGCGGCTGCGTGATCAAGGGGCGGGGCGGCGAACTGGACATGGAAAGAGCCGCCGCCATCCTGATCCTCGACTACCGCTCCGGCGCCCTCGGCCGCATCAGCCTGGAAACGCCAGCGCTGCGCGCATCCCGGCAAGCCGAGTTGAAGGCCGCGGGCAAACTGCCAGTGAATCCGGATCTTGCGGTCGACGACGGAAAAGCCTGA
- a CDS encoding molybdopterin molybdotransferase MoeA, which yields MLSFEQALEKLLAAAQAVEEIRSLPITAAAGRILAVSQQSTVAVPPLDNSAMDGYAVRVADITAAGVCLPVSQRIPAGTVGTTLQPGTAARIFTGAPVPAGADAVIMQERCEHGENGVVINHVPRDGENIRRAGEDISVGAEILKAGIKLRPQEIALAASAGLPELPVYRRVRVGVFFTGDELVQPGEPLPPGAIYNSNRYALRALLEGMGCEVRDLGAVADTLEATRDALRRAAADNDLVLTSGGVSVGEEDHVKPAVEAEGSLNMWKIAIKPGKPLAFGEIRKRDGNTDGKAWFLGLPGNPVAAFVTFMTMVRPFIQRLQGAASVSPRILNLPCASVWGRADGARLEFLRASLNAQGAVELYKNQGSAVVTSLCWSDGLVLNPPGNTIAVGDTVRFVSFAELLS from the coding sequence ATGCTGAGTTTTGAACAAGCCCTGGAAAAGCTGCTGGCCGCCGCCCAGGCGGTCGAGGAAATCCGCTCGCTGCCGATTACCGCCGCTGCCGGCCGCATTTTGGCCGTTTCGCAGCAGTCGACCGTAGCAGTGCCGCCGCTCGACAACTCGGCCATGGACGGCTACGCCGTGCGCGTCGCCGACATCACCGCCGCCGGCGTCTGCCTGCCGGTCAGCCAGCGCATTCCGGCCGGCACGGTCGGCACCACCTTGCAGCCGGGCACGGCAGCCCGCATCTTCACCGGCGCCCCGGTCCCGGCCGGCGCCGACGCCGTGATCATGCAGGAACGCTGCGAACATGGTGAAAACGGTGTCGTTATCAACCACGTCCCGCGCGATGGCGAGAACATCCGCCGCGCTGGCGAAGACATCTCGGTCGGTGCCGAAATCCTCAAGGCTGGCATCAAGCTGCGCCCGCAGGAAATCGCCCTGGCCGCCTCGGCCGGCCTGCCCGAACTGCCGGTCTATCGCCGTGTGCGCGTCGGCGTCTTCTTCACCGGCGACGAACTCGTTCAGCCGGGCGAGCCGCTGCCGCCGGGCGCCATCTACAACTCCAACCGCTACGCCCTGCGCGCGCTGCTCGAAGGCATGGGCTGCGAAGTCCGTGACCTCGGCGCCGTCGCCGATACGCTCGAAGCCACCCGCGACGCCCTGCGCCGCGCCGCGGCCGACAACGATCTGGTGCTGACCAGCGGCGGCGTCTCGGTCGGCGAGGAAGACCACGTCAAGCCGGCCGTCGAGGCCGAAGGCAGCCTGAATATGTGGAAAATCGCCATCAAGCCCGGCAAGCCGCTGGCCTTCGGCGAAATCCGCAAGCGAGATGGAAACACCGACGGCAAGGCCTGGTTCCTTGGCCTGCCGGGCAACCCGGTCGCCGCCTTCGTCACCTTCATGACCATGGTTCGCCCGTTCATCCAGCGTTTGCAGGGGGCGGCCAGCGTTTCGCCGCGCATCCTCAACCTGCCGTGCGCCTCGGTGTGGGGCAGGGCCGATGGCGCCCGCCTTGAGTTCCTCCGCGCTTCGCTCAACGCGCAAGGCGCCGTCGAGCTGTACAAAAACCAGGGCTCGGCCGTCGTTACCTCGCTGTGCTGGAGCGACGGGCTGGTCCTCAACCCGCCGGGCAACACCATCGCCGTCGGCGACACGGTGCGCTTTGTATCCTTCGCGGAGCTGCTGTCGTGA
- a CDS encoding ATP-dependent DNA helicase, translating into MSSLPEIFSPEGPLARAISGYRIREQQLDMAERIAAAIKGCSVFIAEAGTGTGKTFAYLVPALQSGGKVIVSTGTKTLQDQLFNKDLPMVRDALKAPVKIALLKGRANYVCPYHLQHAIADGRFLTREDAADARRISVFAKTTQSGDKAECIEVSENSPVWSHATSTRDNCLGQECPDYKECFVMLARREAMAADLVVVNHHLFFADVMLRDEGMAELLPACNTVIFDEAHQLPEVATLFFGDSISTAQVLDLARDVRAEALTNARDCLALPETSKKVEKAAKDLRLAVGVDSGRFSYGQLEEKPDFEIALKALEAEVVAFAALLETQAERAEGLEKCWQRATELVQHLGQWQNPTPGYVRWAEAFTHSLQLNATPLNVAEIFRKQMGGHPRAWIFTSATLAVQGKFHHYCAELGLGEPDSACWHSPFDYDKQAILYAPLGMPDPNAWNYTDAVVEAAWPAVKAANGGAFFLCTSLRAMRRTHELLKAKLEDENIDMPLLVQGEGSKNDLLQRFRHHGNSILVGSQSFWEGVDVRGEALSLVVIDKIPFAPPDDPVLSARIEQMKKEGRNAFMEYQLPRAVINVKQGAGRLIRDENDKGVLMMCDPRLISKPYGRRVWQSLPPMKRTRELQVVLDFFANR; encoded by the coding sequence TTGTCTTCCCTCCCGGAAATATTCTCTCCCGAAGGCCCGCTCGCCCGGGCCATCAGCGGTTATCGCATCCGCGAACAGCAGCTCGACATGGCCGAGCGCATCGCCGCCGCCATCAAAGGCTGTTCGGTCTTCATCGCCGAGGCCGGCACCGGCACGGGCAAGACCTTCGCCTACCTCGTCCCGGCACTCCAGTCGGGCGGCAAGGTCATCGTGTCGACCGGCACCAAGACCCTGCAGGACCAGCTCTTCAACAAAGACCTGCCGATGGTCCGCGACGCCCTCAAGGCGCCGGTCAAGATCGCCTTGTTGAAGGGCCGGGCCAACTACGTTTGCCCTTACCACCTGCAACACGCCATCGCCGATGGCCGTTTCCTGACCCGCGAGGATGCCGCCGACGCGCGTCGTATCTCGGTCTTCGCCAAGACCACGCAGAGCGGCGACAAGGCCGAATGCATCGAGGTTTCCGAGAACTCACCGGTGTGGAGCCACGCCACCTCGACGCGCGACAACTGCCTCGGCCAGGAGTGTCCGGATTACAAGGAATGCTTCGTCATGCTCGCCCGGCGCGAGGCGATGGCGGCCGATCTGGTTGTCGTCAATCACCACCTGTTCTTCGCCGACGTCATGCTCCGCGACGAAGGCATGGCCGAACTGCTGCCGGCCTGCAACACGGTCATCTTCGACGAAGCCCACCAGTTGCCGGAGGTGGCGACGCTGTTCTTCGGCGACAGCATTTCGACGGCGCAGGTGCTCGATCTGGCCCGCGATGTCCGCGCTGAAGCATTGACCAACGCCCGCGACTGCCTGGCGCTGCCGGAAACCAGCAAGAAAGTCGAAAAGGCCGCCAAGGATCTGCGTCTGGCCGTCGGCGTCGACAGCGGCCGCTTCTCCTACGGTCAACTGGAAGAAAAGCCCGATTTTGAAATCGCCCTAAAGGCGCTCGAAGCCGAGGTCGTTGCCTTTGCCGCCTTGCTCGAAACCCAGGCCGAACGCGCCGAGGGGCTGGAGAAGTGCTGGCAACGCGCCACCGAGCTCGTCCAGCACCTCGGCCAGTGGCAGAACCCGACGCCCGGCTACGTCCGCTGGGCCGAAGCCTTCACCCATTCGCTTCAGCTCAACGCCACGCCGCTCAACGTCGCCGAAATTTTCCGCAAGCAGATGGGCGGCCATCCGCGGGCGTGGATCTTCACCTCGGCTACCCTGGCCGTGCAGGGCAAGTTCCATCACTACTGCGCCGAACTCGGCCTAGGCGAGCCGGATTCCGCCTGCTGGCACAGCCCCTTCGACTACGACAAGCAGGCCATTCTCTACGCCCCGCTCGGCATGCCCGACCCGAACGCCTGGAACTACACCGACGCCGTCGTCGAGGCCGCCTGGCCGGCCGTCAAGGCGGCCAACGGCGGGGCCTTCTTCCTGTGCACCAGCCTGCGCGCCATGCGCCGCACGCACGAACTGCTCAAGGCCAAGCTCGAAGACGAAAACATCGACATGCCGTTGCTCGTTCAGGGCGAGGGCAGCAAGAACGACCTGCTGCAACGCTTCCGGCACCATGGGAATTCGATACTGGTCGGCAGCCAGAGCTTCTGGGAAGGCGTCGACGTGCGCGGCGAGGCGCTGTCGCTCGTTGTCATCGACAAGATTCCCTTCGCGCCGCCCGACGATCCAGTGCTCTCGGCGCGCATCGAGCAGATGAAAAAGGAAGGCCGCAACGCCTTCATGGAATACCAGCTGCCGCGCGCCGTTATCAACGTCAAGCAGGGCGCCGGCCGGCTGATCCGCGACGAGAACGACAAGGGCGTGCTCATGATGTGCGATCCACGACTTATATCAAAGCCGTATGGCCGCCGCGTCTGGCAAAGTCTGCCACCCATGAAACGGACCCGCGAACTGCAGGTCGTCCTCGATTTCTTCGCCAACCGGTAA
- the mobB gene encoding molybdopterin-guanine dinucleotide biosynthesis protein B, with product MKVFGIAGYSGSGKTTLLEKLIPQLTARGLKVSVIKHAHHGFDIDKPGKDSYRHREAGATEVLLSCGDRWALMHERRDEVEPTLNELIGHLSPCDLVLIEGFKQEPVPKLEVYRPENGKPPLFPERNDIVAVATDAAIETSLPTLPLNDYAAMADFVMNHLNLQARPC from the coding sequence ATGAAAGTTTTCGGTATCGCCGGTTATTCCGGTTCCGGCAAGACGACTTTGCTGGAAAAGCTCATCCCCCAGCTGACGGCGCGTGGCCTCAAGGTGTCGGTCATCAAGCACGCCCACCACGGTTTCGACATCGACAAGCCGGGCAAGGATTCCTACCGTCACCGCGAAGCCGGCGCCACCGAGGTGCTGCTCTCCTGCGGCGACCGCTGGGCGCTCATGCACGAGCGGCGCGACGAGGTTGAGCCGACGCTCAACGAACTGATCGGCCACCTCTCACCCTGCGACCTCGTGTTGATCGAAGGCTTCAAGCAGGAACCGGTGCCCAAGCTCGAAGTCTACCGGCCGGAGAACGGCAAGCCGCCGCTCTTCCCCGAACGCAACGACATCGTCGCCGTGGCCACCGACGCCGCCATCGAAACCAGCCTGCCGACGCTGCCGCTCAACGACTACGCCGCGATGGCCGATTTCGTCATGAACCACCTAAATTTGCAGGCCCGCCCATGCTGA
- the moaD gene encoding molybdopterin converting factor subunit 1: protein MSVRILYFAGLKEALGLPGETVELPAGIATVGGLRDWLVGQGRDKLVTAKNLRCAVNQDMAKLDATIKDGDEIAFFPPVTGG from the coding sequence GTGAGCGTCAGGATTCTCTACTTTGCCGGCCTCAAGGAGGCCCTCGGCCTGCCTGGCGAAACCGTCGAGCTGCCGGCCGGTATCGCCACCGTCGGCGGCTTGCGTGACTGGCTGGTCGGCCAGGGGCGCGACAAGCTGGTTACCGCCAAAAACCTGCGCTGCGCCGTCAATCAGGACATGGCGAAACTTGATGCCACAATAAAAGACGGCGACGAAATAGCCTTCTTCCCGCCGGTCACCGGCGGCTGA